GGCCTTTAGGGAAGCCAGGacagatgaggagcagcagctgtcaaGCAGTCAAGTTTCATGTTGCATAAGAGTCTCTTAGCGTCTGCCACGGCTGCCTTTACCGAGCAGAGCCCAGTGTcacctttcatttttgtgtgtaatATTAAGTCTGCACGTCTGGATGTGGGGTTATTGAGAGATGACGTCATtcctggagacagagagatcaGAGTGTTATTATCAGCCTTTAGTAATGGAGTGTGTTCAGCTTctaatctgtgtttgtgtctcactTGCAGATACCAAAGATATTCTGGTGATGCTGAGTGACATGGACATCAACGCCATCGCGGGAACGCTGAAGCTGTACTTCAGGGAGCTGCCGGAGCCTCTGCTCACCGACCGCCTCTACCCCGCCTTCATGGAGGGCATAGGTGTGTGACCTTAAGTCCCCGAACTGTGTGTTGGGCCCTTTTAGAGCTCCACAGGGGAGTTACAGTTGCCCACGTAGGAGAGAGAAGCTGTCTTGCCAATAATTGGATCTGacatctttttcctctccttcacaGCGCTCTCAGACCCAGCAGCCAAGGAGAACTGCATGATGCACCTCCTGCGCTCCCTACCTGACCCCAACCTCATGACCTTCCTCACTCTGCTAGAGCACCTCAAacggtacacacacacacacacacacacacacacacacacacacacacacacacacacacacccacctaCTGATCACAGTTAGGCCACCTGTCAGTAAAAAGTAGCCAATTCTATTAGATAATCAATGGTCCTTTTGGgctttttcctctccttgcaCATTAATTTCCATTattatgtgtttctgtctgtatctgtaatGACTGTCATTCACGACATGGACCCCCTGGCTGTCTTTCCTTTGTATTAACCCCGCCCCCCCCTTACTGACCAGCCCGTTGTGTTTGTTCCTGCAGGGTGGCTGAGAAGGAGCCCATCAACAAGATGTCCCTCCATAACCTGGCCACTGTGTTTGGCCCCACTCTGCTCAGGCCCTCGGAGTCAGAGAGCACGAAGGGACAACACATCACATCCGCCTCTGACATCTGGTCACATGACGTCATGGCACAGGTACCCACGCACAGTCGCTTTTGGATTTAGGTGCTGACTTAAGTATGTTTATCCCTCACAGATTTGAGGCAATGTTTGGTTTttagttcaacatttttcaaTGTTGAAAGTCTCTGGTGCTCTCTGTCCCTTTGGCTTTCGTGAAACATTCAAGCAACAGATACATATTCATCTCTGTGAGGACACGCAGTAAaaaactggtgtgtgtgtgcacatttgtctGGTCACTGCACGTTTTTTCCGGATGAATTTTACTCCCACGTCGCTAAGTGACCCATGTCACGGCGGTCTACTCTCCCAGCTGTATTTAGGCTGCGGGCCATCCATTCAGCTCTACTGAGAGATGAGTTTCCTGTGCACAAATGTCTTTTCTTGACAGAGTAAACAACATCCAGAGTAAATCATCATAAATAGGGCATCATGCACATGCAGGTGGTCCTGTCTGTCCATTTCAGCTGAGTGTTTGTCTTGGAACTTatttaaaatctaaatgtttaTTACATAAGTATACAAAATGTCAGACACTATGAAGGACGCTTCCACTGCCATATCCTGAATGTTATCTCATGCTTACATGAATGATGGATTCTCCCCTGTTTTGATAAAAGAACCCATCCAGTAATGTTAAAGAGAGGAAAGCAGTCAGTGTTTTAGGGAATATGTACAATAGTACATCCTCATTGAGCAATCACATGGAGCACACCTGAGCAAAGCTcgagaggacaggagagggaaagggaCAGCGCAGGGAACACATGCAGCCTTGACAGTAATAATAGGAGGGACAAACTCCATGAATGATAagtttttttcatgttgctgtaaCAATATGTTTCGACTTAAGTCAGGCTCACAGTGTCTGGCTGGGGGGGGTTGACGGGCTGCTGGAGGGATGCAGTTTTCTGGATTCTGAaggtgtttttctctcttctcaggTCCAGGTGCTGCTGTATTACCTGCAGCATCCTCCCATCTCCTTCGCCGAACTGAAGCGCAACACTCTCTACTTTTCCACTGACGTTTAATCCCCACCCACCTCCCTCAGGGCGCCatctggagaggagagagtgagagactcCATACAAACCTCGGTCCCTGCCTCTcggtcctcctgcctcacctctcctcccagCAGGCAGCTCATCTCGACTGTACAGCCCCTGCCCCTTCACACCTCTCCTGTCTACACCCCCCAGACCagccaccctccctccctcccctccccgtCCTGAAATGAGATGGAGCTGAGCACAcagggaggtggtggaggagattTCCCGGTCGTCTAGTAGTCACACATCCTGTTTGTAAtgtgaggagagcagagctgacCCCCGCCTCCCACAACAAGACGACAAGGCATTCTGGGACCACAGTGGGAAAGGTCAGGGCGGTCCGGAGGCCACAGCCTGGCGTGGTGGCTCAGGATCACTCCCGTGTGTGTCGTGGTTTCATCTAGTGAGCCCTTTCCAGACTCTGGTTTGATGATCTCAGAAACCAGTGGAGTCCTCCAGCGTTGTTTTCCTCATCAGAGGCATTCCAGAAAAATGGCATTTACATGTTTGATAATTATGTTCAAcggctgttttgttttctttttcagtctttctggCTTTGTGCATGTGCGTGGTGGAGGAGGCCGGGGTGTGTGAGTGACAATGTGGATGTACTTGatctgagtgagtgagtgtgcgtgtgtgtttaaggGACTATGAGAACTTGTGAGGTTTCGAAGTGGCTGGGGAGCCATCCTAATAAATGGCTGGTGATGTGTCTCTCTGTACTGACAGACACACTTAGAGACCTGCCCTCCCCAGTGAGTCTTGGCCAAATTAGCCCTATTTATTTTGAATATATATAATATGTGTGCCTGTACAGTTCTGTGCAACTAGAGAAATGCTCTAAGGAGTCTGTTTTTTGAAGTTTATTCAGGTAGTGATGTTATTTTTAGTCTGATTTTCTCATTCACCATGTCCATGGTTGGTAAGCTGTACTGAAAAGATCaccagaaagtctgccaatttATTTCAGATCACTTTGTAGAGGAGAACGGGCACTCTGTGACATGAGGGTTgttggggaaaaaacacaatgaatggaacatttagcttttttttcttgttgtttcatTGCAAGCCTGTTCCAAGTGTCTTACTGCACCAGTATAATCTATAGGATGATTTGTGTAGTTGCCCTCGTTGCATGTTCAGCTTGTCAATCAAACCAGGCCGGGTAACACAAAGGTAGGTTGTCTCTGCAAGGCCCTCGCTAAGACTGGCAAACACCCATCTCTGCTCTGTACAAAGCCAACCTTTCTGCTATCAAGCCTGCGACATATCTTAAAATACTGTAAGCACTGCTAGATGAGTActatttgatatttttaatataagattaaaatgaaataaaaaatgttgtattttacttccTTTGAGAAGAATTTCAATATACTGTAATATTGAGGCTAAATGTTAATGTGaactttttccccccttttttttaagtaaaataaaagttacaaaacactcactttgtgtctgtttgttgaAATTTAAGAGCTGAGATAACAATAATGCTGTCTTTCTGGAGACAATGGATCAGTGACATAATAGCATGATTCACATAATCATTCACTACATCCTGCATGACTTCAGCAGTTAGAATGTAGAGTTTACTGATGTGAAAGATAAACCACATTTGGACATTGAAAGTTCAGATCTTTGCTTATTGCACCCCCTTGTGGTCAATTTTAAAAACTGCTGAAAGTGACCTCCAATGAATGTTGAACACTATTGGCTGTAATTTTGTGTACACCAGTACCGATGTGTTGAAATATTAAGAGTAGAAGAGCAGAGGTCAGACTCACAGCTCGTACCACCCACAAAAACTCCTCATAAGTCCCGCAGACATCACCACAGAGATCCAGCGAGGTCCAAAGTTAGTCCTTTGGGATCGCTGAAGGTCTTCAAGGGAATTTCATGATAAGATTGTGACAAAGAGCATTCACAAGACAACCAGCTGCCAAAGATATTCTTCAGATGCTGTTTTTCAAAAGTGCCTTTGATTGAGTCCTTTGATGCTCCCTCAGTAGTCTAGACTCACTTCACAGAGTTGCGCTGGCTCAAGTGACCCCTGACCCTTTGTGCTTCCGTGCCTGCAGCCCGTTGGAGCAATCTGTAACCAGTCCTAAGAAATCTGGGGCAGGACGTTAAGAGAGAGTCAAATTTTGGTCTAAAATATGTCAAATTTTTAAGCATAACACCATCTTGCTTTTTCTGACAATGAAGAATAAGTACTACATATACATACTCCCAAGTGTTAAGGTTTGCAATCACCTCTGACATTTATAAAGGCAGCTCAGGAGGTCTTGTCACACACTCAggagagaccagcagagaccacaGCTGCACTTAACATTACTTTGGAGGACAGAGGACCagtcccaacacacacactatctctaaaacataaaatgtgaaTGACATGATGGATTCAACACAAATACAATCAAATGTTGACACGTTGTGAGTATGTGCTCCATATATGTAACTTTACAGATAAAACTTCTTACAGAAGTGTTTGGAGCAGTTAGATACAATGCACGATATGTCTATAAAACTGTGAAGATTGATGTGATGCAACCCTGACATGTCTTGTTTGGAGCCCTGTTATTGGTGGATTCAGTGGTGGAGGGAGGGCACTGTGAGAAGACATGAGTGTGGTCCTAATTTCACAACACGTAGAGTCACAGCAGTCACCTCTGAAGAAACTCAGCTGAAAGTGTTAAAAGACAGTTTACAGTTTTGTGGACATGTAAATTTCACATGAAGAAAAGACGTCCTGAATgcacaagtaaacaaaaaacatctttaatATAAATAATCCTGCTGTGGATTAGTTAATGACACATCATACCAATGTTCTACTACAAGACCAGCGTTGATCTGACTCTGATTTGAGGTGGTCCTGACTTGTGTTCAACATCAGACCTTCAGACCCGCTCTGCTCACCTTCTGCAGATTCTCCACATGAATGTTTGCTTTGCTCAAACTGTCCACATGATGGAAGTAACGAGACACTGGGAAAGACATACAGGTCTTTTCCAGCCTCATTGAACGCCACCGTGCACAAAGAGGAACCTGTCACTTCCAACAAATACATCAGTTCTGCTTTTGCAGCAATCCTCCATGTGCAGGGTTGGATGTCTCACAGGGCTCGTCCAGATGCTCATCGATCAAGTTCTTGTCCATGGAGCCACTGTTGAGCGGTTCACCGCAAATAATATTCAATGGCAGCAGAGAATGCAGCAAAACCTCCACATCCCAGCACCCCAGCCTTCAGACCAgctgcaaaacagaaaaaaaataaaataaacacgAGGACAAGAGATATACATCACCTTCagtttaaaatgtcacagtaCATAAAGAAGGTTACACACCACGAAATCCAATGGCTCCTCCAGTCACACAACCGCTGTACACGGCGTTCTTCCAGTCAGATTTGCCTCTGTGctgcaaataaaaaacagtACAGGGTTACAAACttgatgcacacatgcagttttGCACCAGAGGGCGCTATCGGACCATTTTGATGGGGGTAATATACCAAAACACAACTAATGTGAGGTTCTAGCGTTTCCTTACTTTGGCCAAAGAATACGAGAATCCTTGTTAGATTTTTCCCTTTAGCAGCCAATATAACACTGCTCTCAAGTCAGTCTggacacacaacaacaacaacaacaacaacaacaacaacaacaacaacaacaacaacacaaaaactcCTCTCACAGCCGTTGTGAGCCAGCCTTGTAGCAGTGATTTGTAAGTATGTAAGTAAGTAAGTGTTTTGGAAATATGAAGTGTTATGTCTATTTTATGTTTTGCCACAGGAAAAGGAGGGACATGGAATCCTCTTCTTACTCCATTGTTTTGAGGTTTTCATCGTtcattgttcattgtttttgagaTCCTGTCAGTCATCAGTTTCAGCCATATTTGTGTGTTCAGCATCAGTTTGTCACCTGCAGTCTCAGGTAGTGAAGAGTGATGCTGTGACCTACTGATTCTATGATGCACTCTGTACAGGAGAACATGGCGCCCACGATGGCAAAGTTCTTGGCGTAGGACATCCCCCTCTGGCCCATGTCTTTGAGCACTTCTCGTGCTGTCGGAGTTCTCAGAGGGTCTTTGGGGTCGAAGCCAACATTGGTATCGATGCCAGCTGTGAAAACACCAAACGCTCCTCCGAGGACAAACCCTGTgggaaacaacatcaacaacatgaGACAGACACATAGTCTTCAGCGATTTATCTGATCAGAAAAATATTACCACCCTTAATGTtattgattatgtgtgtgtcatgtgtagGAAACATTAAGGTAAGGCTGACATTTATCTAGTATTATGGATAAATCGTTTAAGATATATATGACaggcatacatgcacacacagatgctgagCAGCTGTAACATATGTTTCCACCGGAAGAGTCTCTGCTCACCTCCCACACAGGCCAGAAGCGACTTGAAGGCGCAGCTCTCCATTCCCCTCTCAATCATCTTCTGCTCGTCGCTTTTAGGAGGCATCGGAAGTCCCCCCATAACGGCGGGGTTCAGGTCCTTCACGGGCCTCTTGTCCCCGATCAGATGGTCCATAATCATACTGTACTGAATTGTCGGGTTGTCCATTCCCGGAGCTTGCGAGTCGGAGGTAGCAGCGCTCGCAGTCCCCGTGGAGGCGGCCATGTTTCTCAATGACAGCGCTTTAGGTAAATACAGCCGAGGACGAGCCGATGGAGATTCGTCACATTTTGAAAACGCCTGAGGACGCAAATAATGGGAAGACAAtttaaacatgcatttttttttagtatATATATAATTACAATATTAACAACAACAGATTAAAACATATATGtttcaaagttttttttatgcttttattttctcatcatAAGATTTATTTACATTCATGTCAGCACATTCGCTAAAAAGCCAGCATGCCAATGTCAACAGCGGCACTGCGGTAAATTCCGTCTTTTCAGAGGTTATGCAACATTTCTGTTCAAACTTCATGGTCATATTGGAGGCTAAACTTGAGTGCTCATAAATTCCATCGCGTTAAAAGTGTTccactttatttatagagcgAAAGGGGAAGAACTATGGGGTAGGCAAAGTATTGTGaagaatattaatattttaatcTTGCATTAGAAACACTTCACAGCCCTGCAATAACCCTACATTTCTGCAACTGGAACAATACAACACCAAAAACTTCTGCCTTCAAAATTGTCACGAAATTTCCTCAGCAGCTTACAATCTGCCAGCAAACACTAAATATGGAAACACGGTAAACTTCATAAAGGCAGGAAAGGTCGAATTTGttgtctaaataaataaataaatatcatttATTGTCATcaataaattaaataatgaaGAAAATCAATTTACACATTATAAAAACAACTTATTTACACATTTGAATGGTCTAATCTTAGAGTAGACACTTGAAGAAAACATTCATCAGACCCTCCATCGCTTAACCATTAGAaagactacatttcccagaattctCCCTGAGCACTGCGCCAAACTCGCTTCGCGCGCTCCACCTACCGGCTGCAGCGCAGCGCGGTGGTGACACTAATGACTCGCGTGCCTGAGGCGGCAGCAGCATCctgatcaaacagcagcaccGCCGCCGCAGGACCGAACAGGTGAGATGAAGCTAGTGGCAGATACTCCTGTGCGACAGTCTGCGGctgctttcctcttctttcactAATGTGTTGACTTAAAATGTGCAAACTTTACCGTGAACGCGTTTCTGTTTGTCGGTGGACGTTGACAACGCTGTCAGAGAGAGTCGAGGAGATGGCAGCGACGCCAAACTGACTTTGATGACAGCTCGCTTGTTGTCAGCTTTCTCAGTCACTGTTGACGTCTTTCATTTGGAGGGTAAGTCGTGCTGAAGCAGACGTGTCCCTCCGGTTGTGATAACGTCTGTCAAAAATGGCAGTAGTTTCCGCGCTAATTGAATGTGCCACTGTATGGCGTGTAATGTTGACTGAAAGTGGGATTTTAACATGGCTTGTCCTCACATGTTCCTCCTCAGTGTGTCAGTTTACATGCTAACGCTGCACCATGCGGAGTCGTGAGTTCAACAGGGTTGTCGCTCGATCGTTACTCCCCATCTGCTTTCTAAACATCCTCTTCATCGGCTCAGCTCTTATTCCACTGTCAGAACAAGCTGTTTTGGACTCATAGTGGAGCCTACTGTCACCAAGAGTAGTTTGACTATGAATTTTGTCCTGTGACATGTCAGTTATCTTCACAGGTCAGTGATGATACTGCAGCTATGAAATGAATGGCagatattttttattcattcgTAGGATAGTTCATATATTATTAAGATTAGGCTCATtattcagctgtgttttctgtaaatCTTATTTCCCACCTGCAGTTCTAAATGCAGCTTCAACACCATCTCCAAAGTGTCTTTAATACAtataaggaggaggagaaatgctgtgactttcattcatttattattctTCTTGGCCTAAAAGTGGTCGCATGTAAGTGTATTGAATCAGCTCACTGAAAACCGTGAGTACGTTTTTAGTTGAAAAATATTCCTGTCAGGTTGCTAAAACCTCTCATGGCCTGTGTGTTCTCAGTGGTAACTAGTGGCCCTGAACTTAAGTTCTTTTAACAATACAAATAGTTTGTTTGCTCATGATTTTACGCAGATTTGACTCAGCATAAGGTTTCTTTTTTGCGTACAGTAGCTTGGCACTGCACCTGCTTCTTTGTAGGATTGTCGTGCTTCCTGAGATAAACCCAGGAATATACTGGCAGATCAGGTTACAAATGAACATACCAAATTAGCTGTACTGCTTTGGTTTTCCTGTCTTTGTATgtaaattttacattttgctgcCAATGGCAAGTTGCCTGTGGACCCACTTCAGTGCACTGCCAGCGTGTTTTCTTCACATGATCAGCCAGCCATTTGTTCCTCATTAGATCATTGCCTTGTGAAGCAGTCAAACAAGgcctttttgtctttagtgTAGTTATTTATGAAAGTCTgctctttatgtttttaataGGGCCTTAAGTGCTACAATTTCGCAGACTACCCTGACTAAGCTGTAATTCAACTCTTGCCACGTAACATTTACTTGTAAACTACATCACCAGAGTTCCAGATCACCTTCTGAAGTAGCGATGCTTGAATAATAAACCATCGTTCTTTTGCCCACGGCTTTCTGTGCAGCATAATTGGACATCTCAATAATGACAAAAGGGAAAGTTAAGTTGTAAAATATCCTAATTGCAGAGCTTACGTTGTAGTCTTATGTTTATAGAAGAGGCCAGCCTTGCAGTGGAACGCGCCTGGAACCAAAAGGGCAACAAATGACAGCTTTCACTTTACTCAGCTCCTTTTGATCATGCCAGGAGAAAGGAGACTTCAAATATGAGCGGCACACCAGTCATTTATGAGGCAGTCAATGTCAATGGTGTTTGTAGGTAATTacaacttttgtttttctcatggTTAACCATCCAAGAAGGGGAAATAGTTGGAAACCTGTCTTGGGCTTCTGGGCTGTGTTCAGGACAGACTGTGCTGGACACAGAAAGGCAGCGAGGGAGACTGGTCTTGTGTCACTGCAGCGCTGACTTACATGGATACGCACAGTTTTTTGACTGTCAGCATTTGCTTATAGATGTTGTGTGAAGAggcttctgtgttttctgtgtgtatgatttctgtgccactgttgtcagtgtgtttgcagaaagGAAAATCACATGAACACATCTGACACCTCCTAACAGGACGGCTAAGTTTGCATTCGGTCTGAGTTTATTCTTGATTTCATGACGCGTCTGTCATCAATGGAGGTGGACGCGTCTACGTCTGAATCTGCCTCATCGTTTATGCTCTCATCCTCTGTTCAACTCATTATCCAGGCAGTTCCTGTCATTGCCTTGCTATTTATAGCTAAGGGTTATGTGGGGAGCACCCATGTCCAGTTTTACAGTGGTGGTATGGCTTGTTTTGTTGGCTAGAAAAGGATATCTGGTGATTTCCTTGACCAATCAGCTCGATGGGAAGAACTAAGTGTATGTGAGCGTGTGACGTTCGAATGGGAATTCAAGGTCTCCTCTCATTGCTGACACACTCAGTAACACCTCCTACCAATGCTGGTGTCCTGGATTCACTTTTGTGAACTTGGTGCTGTGGGACTGTGCATAGAAAAATAGCAGCAGCACTGGAGTCCTTCATCCACATGCTGCAACAGACGTTTGTATGAAATGAGTCCGGGTGGGGGTGGGGTAACAACATTTAGAGTGACCTTGTCCAGCTGTGGTAAGAAGGGTGAAAGGCAGATCCAGCAGTGATGTAGTTAGATGCTCACTGCTCACTTCAGATGCTGCACTCACTGCCCACTTATGTTCTGTGGAAGGAGATGCCACCATAATAATGACCTGTAGGCTCAATTTATATCTCTAAGACATGGATCAGGGTCTCACACTCTCAGGAATGAGGTAAATCCACACTTTTCAAACCATTTCAATTATGTGGACAGAAAAGTACTGATCAGACATTTAAGCTGATATAAACAA
This region of Chaetodon trifascialis isolate fChaTrf1 chromosome 16, fChaTrf1.hap1, whole genome shotgun sequence genomic DNA includes:
- the timm22 gene encoding mitochondrial import inner membrane translocase subunit Tim22, which translates into the protein MAASTGTASAATSDSQAPGMDNPTIQYSMIMDHLIGDKRPVKDLNPAVMGGLPMPPKSDEQKMIERGMESCAFKSLLACVGGFVLGGAFGVFTAGIDTNVGFDPKDPLRTPTAREVLKDMGQRGMSYAKNFAIVGAMFSCTECIIESHRGKSDWKNAVYSGCVTGGAIGFRAGLKAGVLGCGGFAAFSAAIEYYLR